From the Kitasatospora viridis genome, one window contains:
- a CDS encoding non-ribosomal peptide synthetase yields the protein MTGTVLSSGQERLWWLQQLDPQDVSYNVPLVLVFPGGLDQPAVARVLAELSARHEVLRTRYAVADGRPYGVVTEGHTVPLDRVEAADDWRPLANEFAARAFDLAAAPPIRARVVAAGRAAVLVLAMHHVMVDGESVRVLQREIAELYRAATGGRAAELPEPRAAYRDFAAAQRAVPQAELDRQLDFWRAELAGHERLELVTDRPHRPGPRSAGYVTTELSEARTRELKTRALRYRSTLSGVLTAALGVVLGAYSGQTDLTLGTVLRGHRGAEFADVVGYYSTTVAVRLDLAAATTVRELCRQAHQRLRDAQAHQDAPFEQVVTALRPLREPHRDPLFEVVTVHHGEWTSATGPDALCVRDGVDERATRFALELDSIVDNGVLRATFGYDAELFDAATVRAMADTFVRVLEHLLDEPGAALAGLPLAAPEEPVRIPATAQDDASSAATVLVADALAAHAAARPGDTALVAEDAVLTFGGLDARVNRLARVLTAAGVAPERAVALALPRTADSVVALFAVLRAGGVLVPVDLDAPAERTGQVLADTAPVLLLTTGAAAARLPEHGAAVLALDAPEVAAALAAASPEPVTDADRAGPLLPDHAAYVIHTSGSTGRPKGVLVSHRSLANLRAQHADRLFGPHARRLGRPLRVALTAATTFDTAWEGPLALTAGHQLHLIDDQVRRDPEALVARVRTAGIDFMDLTPTFATALLAAGLLDGDRAPGLLMIGGEALDQALWTELRAHPGTVATNYYGPTECTVDALAARLADSARPLLGGPLDGVHGYVLDRLLRPVPPGAVGELYLSGVQLARGYVGRPELTAERFVADPFADPGADPFAAPGARMYRTGDLVRRGHDGSLGYLGRTDDQVKIRGHRIEPGEVAEALRRHPAVAQAAVLARADEHGVRRLVAYVVPHGEPVPAAELRAHAGRQLPRAMVPDAFVPLAALPLTVNGKIDHRALPAPEFGTAAGGGRAARSPREEVLRTLFAEVLGRPGAGPGRAVGVDDDFFALGGHSLLATRLLSRIRAALRVDLTLRDLFDHPTVRGLAAAAEAAEAGGSATRAHPPLLPGPLPAVLPLSPAQRRLWFVEQADGPSDRYHVPAVHRLTGALDATALRAALGDLVERHEPLRTVFPAVDGEPRQRILPASPVDLPTVDTDGTRLPGELAALVRRPFALDREPPLRCALFRLAPEQHVLAVVLHHLATDGWSTGPLWTDLAAAYAARRAGAAPDRRPLPVRYADYTRWQADLLGREDDPDSLAHRQLGRWHERLAGLPEESAPPADRPRPATPTLGADAVHFETDAELHCGVAALAALTATSGTMVLQAALALLLSRLGCGTDLAIGGVTAGRRDAALDELVGFFVNTQVLRYDLSGDPTPVELLARIRETDLAAHDDQDVPFERIVEAVNPPRSLARHPLFQVMLLLADEEAPELPGLAVEPYPLGGAAAKFDLTFTFRERRAPDGSPLGLSCLLEYSTDLYDRDTAAELGERYVRLLSALVGRPHQPVGTAELLSAAERRELLAEPVPAPPAAAPTATTVPELFRHWARHTPAAEAVREPGRSISYRQLDAWSDRLAEELVRRGVRPEDRVALLCDRSAALVAGLLAVLKAGAAYLPLHLSDPTARHRRVLDEAGAVLVLTDPAWAGRAEALGRPCLALPPAPDPAEPARPGGQHAPGHPAALAYTIFTSGSTGAPKGVAVSHGDILAFVRDHRWAGGAHRRVLVHSPTAFDLSTYEVWVPLLRGGTAVVAPPGDLDVRRLGQLLDEGGVTALWLTSGLFQLVAELDPGCLAGVTEVWAGGDVVPAAAVRRVLDACPGLVVANGYGPTEATTFATSARADAADPPGSSFPIGRPLDGMRAHVLDDRLRPVPRGVVGELYLSGAGVARGYLGRPDLTAERFVACPFVPAGGLGVPPAGGWGMYRTGDLVRRRRDGQLDFVGRADGQVKLRGFRIELDEVSDALAALDGVAQVVTVVREAGAAGPLLVGYLVPAAGRTLDPGALRGRLSAVLPAYMVPAVLMPLDRLPLTANGKVDRKALPAPELPAAAGPALTDPAQLLLRALFAEVTGAAAERIGPDTDFFQLGGHSLAAIRLAARIGSAFGAELSVRDVFEARTVAELAGRVAGAARARPALTARERPAVLPLSPAQRRLWLLHRFAGLDTAYNVPLARRLRGRPDRAALDAALDEVVRRHEVLRTVYPAPAGEPVQLVLEPPPAGSLLRCVEADLSEQDALLTAEASRPFDLSTELPLRAVLVTLGQDEHLLLVVVHHIAIDGFAIGTFWRDLTEAYQRHLLGTPPPRPPLPVQYPDYALWQAELAATEHQPDGLLARQARYWRHTLAELPQLRLPLRRDAADPAEPADTSGDSFALPVPEKVADRLRRLAEDTGSSLFTVLQAGVALLMARIGAGTDVPLGTVVSGRTDEALEELLGFFVNTLVLRIDAGGDPGFGELLARTRAVVLGALAHQDLPFERVVELLRPARAAGRNPLFSVMSAYQTGEPDTPVPFGDLTAVPVEVGYDATKFDLLVEFTDTPSADGASTLALRLGYRRALFERATVEGLARLLIGLLDQASADPGRRIGDLEALAPEQREQALAGGGPPAEPATLAQLFAARAARTPHAPAVVCGDAVLSFAEVERRAAGLAARLLARGTRPQDVVAVALPRSVELVVAVLAISRIGAVHLPVDPGYPAERIAYLLADAAPVLLLAADGTPLPEHGIARLPLPAEPVRGHPAPAVRAMPPDSTAYLIYTSGSTGRPKGVRVPQRGLSSLAAAMADRFGITAGSRVLQLASPGFDASIMELLMAWSRGAALVVPEPAAGPERWRAAVLAGPELAGLITRARVTHAVIPPAVLATVPVLPAGVLDCLVVGAEACPPELVTAWAPGRRMINAYGPTESTVAATISDPLAPGGGPPPIGRPVAGTRVLLLDDRLRPVPPGVPGDVYLAGAGLALGYAGRPGLTAGRFVADPYGTPGTRLYHTGDRAHRDPDGQLVFAGRSDDQVKIRGVRIEPGEVAAALRALPGVADAAVIVRTGPDGPRLLGYLTPRHDAALEPGELRRRLAAVLPAAMLPATLTVLDRIPLTAHGKVDRAALAELLPDPAADGTAAQPRTPREEIVRDVFAEVLGRSAVGVEDGFFELGGHSLLAVRLVDRLREVLGVDLGLEQVFRTPDVAGLAAALDGGAQRGPYTGLLPIRVGGDRPALFCVHPVNGLAWCYAGLAGLLPPGTPVFGLQAVDGPADAPLPGSVREMAEAYVERIRAVQPHGPYQLLGWSFGGNVAHAMATLLQRAGERVSLLALLDSRLHGGGPAEPAEDDLLTARLHFEHGALRHVEPAQLARLDEVTRNNLRLAAGYRPERFRGDVLHVLAEHPEHGAAPGAEAWHAAVDGRIHPHRIPAGHYDLMRPEPLRAIAALLGDRIEPPVADPPVTEEQGRRT from the coding sequence CACGAGGTGCTGCGCACCCGCTACGCCGTGGCCGACGGGCGGCCGTACGGCGTGGTGACCGAGGGGCACACCGTGCCGCTGGACCGGGTCGAGGCGGCGGACGACTGGCGCCCGCTCGCCAACGAGTTCGCCGCGCGCGCCTTCGACCTGGCCGCCGCGCCGCCGATCCGCGCCCGGGTGGTCGCGGCCGGCCGGGCCGCCGTGCTGGTGCTGGCCATGCACCACGTGATGGTCGACGGCGAGTCGGTCCGGGTCCTGCAGCGCGAGATCGCCGAGCTGTACCGCGCGGCGACCGGCGGGCGGGCCGCCGAGCTGCCCGAACCGCGGGCCGCCTACCGGGACTTCGCGGCCGCCCAGCGGGCGGTCCCGCAGGCCGAGCTGGACCGGCAGCTGGACTTCTGGCGGGCCGAACTGGCCGGCCACGAGCGGCTCGAACTGGTCACCGACCGGCCGCACCGCCCCGGCCCGCGCAGCGCCGGCTACGTCACCACCGAGCTCTCCGAGGCCCGCACCCGCGAGCTGAAGACCCGGGCGCTGCGCTACCGCAGCACGCTGTCCGGGGTGCTGACCGCCGCGCTCGGCGTGGTGCTCGGCGCCTACTCCGGGCAGACCGACCTGACGCTCGGCACCGTGCTGCGCGGCCACCGGGGCGCGGAGTTCGCGGACGTCGTCGGGTACTACTCGACCACGGTCGCGGTGCGCCTCGACCTCGCCGCCGCGACCACCGTGCGCGAGCTGTGCCGGCAGGCCCACCAGCGGCTGCGGGACGCCCAGGCGCACCAGGACGCACCGTTCGAGCAGGTGGTCACGGCGCTGCGCCCGCTGCGCGAGCCGCACCGCGACCCGCTCTTCGAGGTCGTCACCGTGCACCACGGCGAGTGGACCTCGGCCACCGGCCCCGACGCGCTGTGCGTGCGGGACGGGGTGGACGAGCGGGCCACCAGGTTCGCCCTGGAGCTCGACAGCATCGTGGACAACGGCGTGCTCCGCGCGACCTTCGGCTACGACGCGGAACTCTTCGACGCCGCCACCGTGCGGGCGATGGCCGACACCTTCGTCCGGGTGCTGGAGCACCTGCTCGACGAGCCCGGGGCGGCGCTCGCCGGGTTGCCGCTCGCCGCGCCCGAAGAGCCGGTCCGGATCCCCGCGACGGCCCAGGATGACGCCTCGTCAGCTGCCACTGTGCTGGTCGCCGACGCGTTGGCCGCGCACGCCGCCGCCCGCCCCGGCGACACCGCGCTGGTGGCCGAGGACGCGGTGCTCACCTTCGGCGGGCTCGACGCCCGGGTCAACCGGCTGGCCCGGGTGCTGACGGCGGCCGGCGTCGCGCCCGAGCGGGCCGTGGCCCTCGCCCTGCCGCGCACCGCCGACTCGGTGGTCGCGCTGTTCGCGGTGCTGCGGGCCGGCGGGGTGCTGGTGCCGGTCGACCTCGACGCCCCGGCCGAGCGCACCGGGCAGGTCCTGGCGGACACCGCTCCGGTGCTGCTGCTCACCACCGGCGCGGCCGCCGCCCGGCTGCCCGAGCACGGCGCCGCCGTGCTGGCGCTCGACGCGCCCGAGGTGGCGGCGGCGCTCGCCGCGGCCTCCCCGGAACCGGTCACCGACGCCGACCGGGCCGGCCCGCTGCTGCCCGACCACGCCGCCTACGTGATCCACACCTCCGGCTCCACCGGCCGCCCCAAGGGCGTGCTGGTGAGCCACCGCAGTCTGGCCAACCTCCGGGCGCAGCACGCCGACCGGCTCTTCGGCCCGCACGCGCGCCGGCTCGGCCGACCACTGCGGGTCGCGCTGACCGCCGCCACCACCTTCGACACCGCCTGGGAGGGCCCGCTCGCGCTGACCGCCGGCCACCAGCTGCACCTGATCGACGATCAGGTGCGGCGCGACCCCGAGGCGCTGGTCGCCCGGGTGCGGACGGCCGGCATCGACTTCATGGACCTCACGCCGACCTTCGCGACGGCGCTGCTGGCGGCCGGCCTGCTCGACGGCGACCGGGCGCCCGGCCTGCTGATGATCGGCGGCGAGGCGCTGGACCAGGCGCTGTGGACCGAACTGCGCGCGCACCCGGGCACGGTGGCCACCAACTACTACGGGCCGACCGAGTGCACGGTGGACGCGCTGGCGGCCCGGCTCGCGGACAGTGCGCGGCCGCTGCTCGGCGGGCCGCTGGACGGCGTGCACGGCTACGTGCTGGACCGGCTGCTGCGGCCCGTGCCGCCCGGCGCGGTCGGCGAACTCTACCTGTCCGGCGTTCAGTTGGCCCGAGGTTACGTCGGCCGGCCGGAGCTGACCGCGGAGCGCTTCGTCGCTGACCCGTTCGCCGACCCGGGCGCCGACCCGTTCGCCGCCCCGGGCGCCCGCATGTACCGCACCGGCGACCTGGTCCGCCGGGGTCACGACGGCTCGCTCGGCTACCTGGGCCGCACCGACGACCAGGTGAAGATCCGCGGCCACCGGATCGAGCCGGGCGAGGTCGCCGAGGCGCTGCGGCGCCACCCGGCGGTCGCACAGGCCGCCGTGCTGGCCCGGGCGGACGAGCACGGGGTCCGCCGCCTGGTCGCCTACGTCGTGCCGCACGGCGAGCCCGTGCCGGCGGCGGAGCTGCGCGCGCACGCCGGGCGGCAGCTGCCACGCGCCATGGTGCCGGACGCCTTCGTGCCGCTCGCCGCGCTGCCGCTGACGGTCAACGGGAAGATCGACCACCGCGCCCTGCCCGCACCGGAGTTCGGCACCGCCGCGGGTGGCGGCCGGGCCGCCCGGTCGCCGCGCGAGGAGGTGCTGCGCACCCTGTTCGCCGAGGTGCTCGGCCGGCCGGGCGCGGGCCCGGGGCGGGCCGTCGGCGTGGACGACGACTTCTTCGCCCTCGGCGGCCACTCGCTGCTCGCCACCCGGCTGTTGAGCCGGATCCGGGCGGCGCTGCGAGTCGACCTGACGCTGCGTGACCTGTTCGACCACCCGACGGTCCGTGGCCTCGCCGCGGCGGCCGAGGCCGCCGAAGCCGGCGGGTCGGCCACCCGCGCGCACCCGCCGCTGCTGCCGGGGCCGCTGCCGGCCGTGCTGCCGCTCTCACCCGCCCAGCGCCGGCTCTGGTTCGTCGAGCAGGCCGACGGCCCGTCCGACCGCTACCACGTCCCGGCGGTGCACCGGCTGACCGGCGCCCTCGACGCGACCGCGCTGCGGGCCGCCCTCGGCGACCTGGTCGAGCGGCACGAACCGCTGCGCACCGTCTTCCCGGCCGTCGACGGCGAGCCCCGCCAACGGATCCTGCCCGCCTCGCCGGTCGACCTGCCGACCGTCGACACGGACGGGACGCGGCTGCCCGGCGAACTCGCGGCCCTGGTCCGGCGCCCGTTCGCGCTCGACCGCGAACCGCCGCTGCGCTGCGCGCTGTTCCGGCTCGCGCCCGAGCAGCACGTGCTGGCCGTCGTGCTGCACCACCTCGCCACCGACGGCTGGTCGACCGGGCCGCTGTGGACCGACCTGGCGGCGGCCTACGCGGCACGGCGCGCCGGTGCGGCGCCCGACCGGCGCCCGCTGCCGGTGCGGTACGCCGACTACACCCGGTGGCAGGCCGACCTGCTCGGCCGGGAGGACGATCCGGACAGCCTGGCGCACCGTCAGCTCGGGCGCTGGCACGAGCGGTTGGCCGGCCTCCCGGAGGAGAGCGCGCCGCCGGCCGACCGGCCCCGCCCGGCCACCCCGACCCTCGGCGCCGACGCGGTGCACTTCGAGACCGACGCCGAACTGCACTGCGGGGTCGCCGCGTTGGCCGCACTGACCGCCACCAGCGGCACCATGGTGCTGCAGGCCGCCCTCGCCCTGCTGCTCTCCCGGCTCGGCTGCGGCACCGACCTGGCGATCGGCGGCGTCACCGCCGGGCGGCGCGACGCCGCGCTGGACGAGCTGGTCGGCTTCTTCGTCAACACCCAGGTGCTCCGGTACGACCTCTCCGGGGACCCGACGCCGGTCGAACTGCTGGCCCGGATCCGGGAGACCGACCTCGCCGCCCACGACGACCAGGACGTGCCGTTCGAGCGGATCGTCGAGGCCGTCAACCCGCCCCGCTCGCTCGCCCGGCACCCGCTGTTCCAGGTCATGCTGCTGCTGGCCGACGAGGAGGCGCCCGAACTGCCCGGCCTCGCCGTCGAGCCGTACCCGCTCGGCGGGGCCGCCGCCAAGTTCGACCTCACCTTCACCTTCCGCGAGCGCCGGGCGCCCGACGGCTCCCCGCTCGGCCTGAGCTGCCTGCTGGAGTACAGCACCGACCTGTACGACCGCGACACCGCCGCCGAGCTGGGCGAACGGTACGTCAGACTGCTGTCCGCGCTGGTCGGCCGGCCGCACCAGCCGGTCGGCACGGCCGAGCTCCTCTCCGCCGCGGAACGCCGCGAGCTGCTCGCGGAGCCGGTGCCGGCCCCGCCGGCCGCCGCGCCCACGGCCACCACCGTCCCCGAGCTGTTCCGCCACTGGGCGCGGCACACCCCGGCGGCGGAGGCGGTGCGGGAGCCCGGACGCAGCATCAGCTACCGCCAACTCGACGCCTGGTCGGACCGGTTGGCCGAGGAGCTGGTCCGCCGGGGCGTGCGGCCCGAGGACCGGGTCGCGCTGCTCTGCGACCGCTCGGCCGCGCTGGTCGCCGGCCTGCTGGCGGTGCTCAAGGCCGGCGCCGCCTACCTGCCGCTGCACCTCAGCGACCCGACCGCCCGGCACCGGCGGGTGCTCGACGAGGCCGGGGCGGTGCTGGTGCTGACCGACCCCGCCTGGGCCGGGCGCGCCGAGGCGCTCGGCCGGCCCTGCCTGGCGCTGCCGCCGGCGCCGGACCCGGCGGAACCCGCCCGCCCCGGCGGGCAGCACGCCCCGGGCCACCCCGCCGCGCTGGCGTACACCATCTTCACCTCCGGCTCCACCGGGGCGCCCAAGGGCGTGGCCGTCAGCCACGGCGACATCCTGGCCTTCGTCCGCGACCACCGCTGGGCCGGCGGCGCCCACCGGCGCGTCCTGGTGCACTCCCCCACCGCGTTCGACCTGTCCACCTACGAGGTCTGGGTGCCGCTGCTGCGCGGCGGCACGGCCGTCGTCGCCCCGCCCGGCGACCTGGACGTGCGCCGGCTCGGGCAGCTGCTCGACGAGGGCGGCGTGACCGCGCTCTGGCTGACCTCCGGGCTGTTCCAGCTGGTCGCCGAGCTCGACCCGGGCTGCCTGGCCGGTGTCACCGAGGTCTGGGCAGGCGGCGACGTGGTCCCCGCGGCGGCCGTGCGCCGGGTGCTGGACGCCTGCCCCGGCCTGGTCGTCGCCAACGGGTACGGGCCGACCGAGGCCACCACCTTCGCCACCAGCGCCCGCGCCGACGCGGCGGACCCGCCGGGCAGCAGCTTCCCGATCGGCCGCCCGCTCGACGGCATGCGGGCCCACGTGCTGGACGACCGGCTCCGGCCGGTGCCGCGCGGCGTGGTCGGTGAGCTCTACCTGTCCGGCGCCGGGGTGGCCCGCGGCTACCTGGGCCGCCCCGACCTGACCGCGGAGCGGTTCGTCGCCTGCCCGTTCGTCCCGGCGGGAGGCTTGGGGGTCCCCCCGGCCGGAGGCTGGGGGATGTACCGCACGGGTGACTTGGTGCGCCGGCGCCGCGACGGGCAGCTCGACTTCGTCGGCCGGGCCGACGGGCAGGTCAAGCTGCGCGGCTTCCGGATCGAACTCGACGAGGTGTCGGACGCGCTCGCCGCGCTCGACGGGGTGGCCCAGGTGGTCACCGTGGTCCGCGAGGCCGGTGCCGCCGGCCCGCTGCTGGTCGGCTACCTCGTGCCGGCCGCCGGCCGCACCCTCGACCCCGGCGCGCTGCGCGGGCGGCTGTCCGCCGTGCTGCCCGCCTACATGGTGCCCGCGGTGCTGATGCCGCTGGACCGGCTGCCGCTGACCGCCAACGGCAAGGTCGACCGCAAGGCACTGCCCGCACCCGAACTCCCCGCGGCCGCCGGCCCGGCCCTCACCGACCCCGCCCAGCTGCTGCTGCGCGCGCTGTTCGCCGAGGTCACCGGCGCCGCGGCGGAGCGGATCGGCCCCGACACCGACTTCTTCCAGCTCGGCGGCCACTCGCTGGCGGCGATCCGGCTGGCCGCGCGGATCGGCTCGGCGTTCGGCGCGGAGCTCTCGGTCCGGGACGTCTTCGAGGCCAGGACGGTGGCCGAGCTCGCCGGCCGGGTGGCGGGGGCCGCCCGGGCCCGGCCCGCCCTCACCGCCCGCGAGCGCCCCGCCGTGCTGCCGCTCTCCCCCGCGCAGCGCCGGCTCTGGCTGCTGCACCGGTTCGCCGGCCTGGACACGGCCTACAACGTGCCGCTCGCCCGCCGGCTGCGCGGCCGCCCCGACCGGGCCGCGCTGGACGCCGCGCTGGACGAGGTGGTGCGCCGCCACGAGGTGCTGCGCACCGTCTACCCGGCGCCCGCCGGCGAACCCGTCCAGCTGGTCCTGGAGCCGCCGCCGGCCGGCTCGCTGCTGCGCTGCGTCGAGGCCGACCTCTCGGAGCAGGACGCCCTGCTCACCGCCGAGGCCTCCCGGCCCTTCGACCTGTCCACCGAACTGCCGCTGCGGGCCGTACTGGTGACGCTGGGTCAGGACGAGCACCTGCTGCTCGTCGTCGTCCACCACATCGCGATCGACGGCTTCGCGATCGGCACCTTCTGGCGCGACCTGACCGAGGCCTACCAGCGGCACCTGCTCGGCACACCGCCGCCGCGCCCGCCGCTGCCGGTGCAGTACCCGGACTACGCGCTCTGGCAGGCCGAGTTGGCCGCCACCGAGCACCAGCCGGACGGGCTGCTGGCCCGGCAGGCCCGCTACTGGCGGCACACCCTCGCCGAACTGCCCCAGCTGCGGCTCCCGTTGCGCCGCGACGCCGCCGACCCGGCCGAGCCCGCCGACACCAGCGGCGACAGCTTCGCGCTGCCCGTGCCCGAGAAGGTCGCCGACCGGCTGCGGCGGCTGGCCGAGGACACCGGCAGCAGCCTGTTCACCGTCCTGCAGGCCGGGGTCGCGCTGCTGATGGCGCGGATCGGGGCCGGCACGGACGTGCCGCTGGGCACCGTGGTGTCCGGGCGGACCGACGAGGCGCTGGAAGAGCTGCTCGGCTTCTTCGTCAACACCCTGGTGCTGCGGATCGACGCCGGCGGCGACCCGGGCTTCGGCGAACTCCTGGCCCGCACCCGGGCCGTGGTGCTGGGCGCGCTCGCCCACCAGGACCTGCCCTTCGAGCGGGTCGTCGAACTGCTGCGGCCGGCCCGGGCCGCCGGGCGCAACCCGCTGTTCAGCGTGATGTCCGCCTACCAGACCGGGGAGCCGGACACCCCCGTGCCGTTCGGCGACCTGACCGCCGTGCCCGTCGAAGTCGGCTACGACGCCACCAAGTTCGACCTCCTGGTGGAGTTCACCGACACCCCGTCGGCCGACGGGGCGAGCACGCTCGCCCTGCGCCTCGGCTACCGCCGGGCGCTGTTCGAGCGCGCCACCGTCGAGGGGCTCGCCCGGCTGCTGATCGGCCTGCTCGACCAGGCCTCGGCCGACCCGGGCCGCCGGATCGGCGACCTGGAGGCACTCGCCCCGGAGCAGCGGGAGCAGGCCCTCGCCGGTGGCGGGCCCCCGGCCGAACCCGCCACCCTGGCCCAGCTGTTCGCCGCCCGCGCCGCGCGCACCCCGCACGCCCCGGCGGTGGTCTGCGGTGACGCGGTGCTGTCCTTCGCCGAGGTCGAGCGCCGGGCCGCCGGGCTAGCCGCCCGGCTGCTGGCCCGCGGCACCCGCCCGCAGGACGTGGTCGCGGTGGCGCTGCCGCGCTCCGTCGAGCTGGTGGTGGCGGTGCTCGCGATCTCCCGGATCGGGGCGGTCCACCTGCCCGTCGACCCCGGGTACCCGGCCGAGCGGATCGCGTACCTGCTGGCCGACGCGGCCCCGGTGCTGCTGCTCGCCGCCGACGGCACGCCGCTGCCCGAGCACGGGATCGCGCGGCTGCCGCTGCCGGCGGAGCCGGTGCGCGGGCACCCGGCGCCGGCGGTGCGCGCGATGCCGCCGGACTCCACCGCCTACCTGATCTACACCTCCGGCTCCACCGGTCGGCCCAAGGGCGTCCGGGTGCCCCAGCGCGGCCTGAGCAGCCTGGCCGCCGCCATGGCGGACCGGTTCGGGATCACCGCCGGCTCCCGGGTGCTGCAACTCGCCTCCCCCGGCTTCGACGCCTCGATCATGGAGCTGCTGATGGCCTGGAGCCGCGGCGCGGCCCTGGTCGTCCCCGAGCCGGCGGCCGGTCCCGAGCGCTGGCGGGCCGCCGTGCTGGCCGGGCCGGAGCTGGCCGGGCTGATCACCCGGGCCCGGGTGACCCACGCGGTGATCCCGCCCGCCGTGCTGGCCACCGTGCCGGTGCTGCCCGCCGGGGTGCTGGACTGCCTGGTGGTCGGGGCCGAGGCCTGCCCGCCCGAACTGGTCACCGCCTGGGCGCCGGGGCGGCGGATGATCAACGCCTACGGCCCGACCGAGAGCACCGTCGCCGCGACCATCAGCGACCCGCTCGCCCCCGGCGGCGGCCCGCCGCCGATCGGCCGCCCGGTGGCCGGCACCCGGGTGCTGCTGCTGGACGACCGGCTGCGGCCGGTGCCGCCCGGCGTCCCCGGCGACGTGTACCTGGCCGGCGCCGGCCTGGCGCTGGGCTACGCCGGGCGGCCCGGCCTGACCGCCGGGCGGTTCGTCGCCGACCCGTACGGCACGCCGGGCACCCGGCTCTACCACACCGGAGACCGGGCCCACCGGGACCCGGACGGCCAACTGGTGTTCGCCGGCCGGTCCGACGACCAGGTCAAGATCCGCGGGGTCCGGATCGAACCCGGCGAGGTGGCGGCGGCGCTGCGGGCGCTGCCGGGCGTCGCCGACGCGGCCGTCATCGTGCGCACCGGACCGGACGGCCCCCGGCTGCTCGGCTACCTGACGCCCCGTCACGATGCCGCCCTCGAACCGGGCGAGCTGCGCCGCCGCCTCGCCGCCGTGCTGCCGGCCGCGATGCTGCCCGCCACCCTCACCGTGCTGGACCGGATCCCGCTGACCGCGCACGGCAAGGTCGACCGCGCGGCGCTGGCGGAGCTGCTGCCCGACCCGGCCGCCGACGGCACGGCCGCGCAGCCCCGCACCCCGCGCGAGGAGATCGTCCGCGACGTCTTCGCCGAGGTGCTGGGCCGCTCCGCGGTCGGCGTCGAGGACGGCTTCTTCGAGCTCGGCGGCCACTCGCTGCTCGCCGTGCGCCTGGTGGACCGGCTGCGCGAGGTGCTCGGCGTCGACCTCGGCCTGGAGCAGGTGTTCCGCACACCCGACGTCGCGGGCCTGGCCGCCGCGCTGGACGGCGGCGCCCAGCGCGGCCCGTACACCGGCCTGCTGCCGATCCGGGTCGGCGGGGACCGGCCGGCGCTGTTCTGCGTCCACCCGGTCAACGGGCTGGCCTGGTGCTACGCCGGGCTGGCCGGGCTGCTGCCGCCGGGCACACCGGTCTTCGGGCTGCAGGCGGTCGACGGGCCCGCCGACGCGCCGCTGCCGGGCAGCGTGCGGGAGATGGCCGAGGCCTACGTCGAGCGGATCCGCGCCGTGCAGCCGCACGGGCCGTACCAGCTGCTCGGCTGGTCGTTCGGCGGCAACGTCGCGCACGCCATGGCGACCCTGCTGCAGCGCGCCGGCGAGCGGGTGTCCCTGCTGGCGCTGCTGGACAGCCGGCTGCACGGCGGCGGCCCGGCCGAGCCCGCCGAGGACGACCTGCTCACCGCCCGGCTGCACTTCGAGCACGGCGCGCTGCGCCACGTCGAGCCGGCCCAGCTGGCCCGGCTCGACGAGGTGACCCGCAACAACCTGCGGCTGGCCGCCGGCTACCGGCCCGAGCGGTTCCGCGGCGACGTGCTGCACGT